One window of the Macrobrachium nipponense isolate FS-2020 chromosome 22, ASM1510439v2, whole genome shotgun sequence genome contains the following:
- the LOC135198688 gene encoding uncharacterized protein LOC135198688 gives MDELLIAHQSLDDIITSFYPDNVGDTSDTVNIRSSFNNLNSSSQAVTDFLECFSRLTALREELAVMEEKLNFAQLNKLSSNLIHPAVVGEHILWCQEAEKHLRTIIENKDLLIYHLQQPFITNYLTMHYQYHKDLVTLVEDLSDILNKTEVHLQLMEDQAQDSVLQRADSGIINIVQTVTELKTTLDNIVALKKIIPGIIAQKQGDIPIK, from the exons ATGGATGAATTGTTAATTGCTCATCAGTCATTAGATGACATCATCACTTCGTTTTATCCGGATAATGTTGGGGACACCAGTGATACAGTCAATATTAGGTCATCCTTTAACAACTTGAACAGTAGCAGCCAG GCAGTGACAGACTTCTTGGAATGCTTCTCGCGTCTGACTGCATTGCGGGAAGAACTGGCAGTGATGGAAGAAAAGTTAAATTTTGCACAGCTTAACAAACTTTCTTCAAATTTAATACACCCAGCAGTTGTAG GTGAACACATTTTATGGTGCCAGGAAGCTGAGAAGCACTTGCGAACAATTATCGAGAACAAAGACTTGTTGATTTATCACTTGCAGCAGCCATTCATCACCAATTATTTGACTATGCATTATCAGTATCACAA AGATTTGGTAACTTTAGTCGAGGATCTCTCCGATATTCTGAACAAAACTGAAGTCCATCTTCAACTGATGGAGGACCAGGCACAAGACTCTGTGCTTCAGCGAGCA GACTCTGGTATCATCAATATAGTTCAGACTGTGACAGAACTGAAGACGACCCTAGATAATATTGTCGCTCTTAAGAAGATTATACCAGGAATAATAGCTCAAAAGCAAGGTGATATCCCCATCAAATAG